The genomic interval GCCGCTGGTCGCGCCGGGGCCGCCGCTCACCGCCGAGCAGGCAGAGCGGGCCCGTCGCCAGCTCTCGCTGCCGGGCTTCGACGAGACCGCGCAGCGTCGCCTCGCCGCCGCCCGCGTGCTCGTGATCGGCGCCGGAGGGCTCGGCAGCGCGAGCGTGCCCTACCTGGTGGGGGCGGGCGTCGGCACCATCGGGATCGTCGACGACGACGTCGTGGACCTCGTGAACCTGCATCGGCAGGTCTCCCATCGCACGGCGGACGTGGGTCGACCCAAGACCGCCTCGCTCGCCGACGCCGCGCGCGACCTGGATCCGGCGGTGAGGATCCACGAGCATCGTGTGCGGCTCACCTCCCGGAATGCGTTCGAGGTGCTCTCCGGGTACGACCTCGTGCTCGACGGGAGCGACAACTACCCCACGCGCTACCTCGTCGATGATGCCGCGCGGCTCACCGGCATCCCGCTCGTGTGGGGAGCGATCCTCCAGCACCACGGGCAGATCTCCGTCGCCTGGCACGAGCGGGGCCCCGGATACCGCGACCTGTTCCCCGCGCCCCCTGCCCCCGAGGACGTGGTCAGCTGCAGCACGGGCGGCGTGCTGCCCGGTCTGTGCGGCACCATCGGCACGCTCATGGCGACCGAGGCCCTCAAGCTGATCTGCGGGGTGGGCCGGCCCCTGATCGGCCGCGTCCTCGTCTACGACGCGCTCAGCGCCCGCACCCGCGAGATCCCCTTCGCCCGTGATCCGCACGCCGAGCCGGTGACCGGGCTCGTCGACTACGAGCTGTTCTGCGCCGGGCCCGACGCGCCGCCCTCGGTCGCGGCCGACGAGCTCGCCGCGCGCCTGCGTGATGTGCGGGATGCCCAGGGCGCGGGAGGCGACGCGGCCGAGGACGGCGACCGCGCCGCCACGGCGCCCGTGATCCTCGACGTGCGCGATCCCGAGGAGGCGGCGCGTCTGCGGATCCCCGGCGCCCGACTGCTGCCTCTCGCCGAGCTCGAGGCCCGCGCCGAGGACGGAACCCGGCGCGACCTCCTGGAGGATGTGGCCCCGGCCCCGGCACCGGGCCCGCGGCGATCGGTCATCGTGCACTGCGAGCGCGACCCGCGCTCGGTGCGCGCGGCACGCCTGCTCTCCTCGCACGGGTCGGACGACGTCCGCTACCTGCGCGGCGGCATCCAGGAGCTCGCACGTCTCGCTCCCGAGCTGCTCGAGGGCACCTCCTCGACCACAGGAGACCCCTCGATCACAGGAGCCCCGTCCAGCACCGGGAACGACAGGGGATGAGCACGACGACCGCGATGATCGTGCTCGGAGGCGGTGAGGGCCGCCGCCTGGGCGGCGTCTCCAAACCCGACCTCCTCCTCGGCGGCCGACGTCTCCTGGACCGTGTGCTCGACGCGGGATCCGGCTGCGCCCCGCTCGTGGTCGTCGCCCCGGACAGCGTGGAGGTGCCGAGCGGAGTCCTGCGCACCCTGGAGGACCCGCCCGCCGGAGGCCCCGTCGCAGGCATCGCCGCGGGCCTTGCGCTGCTGCGCGCCCACGAGGAGGGGCAGTCAGCGGGCGACCTCGGGAACGGCTCCGCCGACGGGCCGAGAGACGTGCTCGTCGTGGCGTGCGATCTTCCCGGCGCCGCGGGCTTCATCGGCCCGCTGCAGGCTGCGCGGGCGAAGTTCGTGGAGCCTCGCACACCGGGGGTGTCGTCCGGCCCGGACGGCCCGGACGGCCCGGACGGCCCGGACGGCCCGGACGGGTCGGCCGGGCCGGACGTGCGCACCGATGCGCACGCCGCCTGCGACGGGGTGATCGCCGCGCACGCCGACGGACGCCGCGAGCTGCTCGCGGTCCTCGCCGATCGCGCCGCGCTCGAGGCGTCGATCCGCGAGGGAGGCGCCCGCGACCGCTCGGTGCGCTCGCTGCTCGCCCCGCTCGCTCTCGAGTCCGTCCTGGTCCCAGAGGTCGCGATGGAGGACGTGGACACCTGGGAGCAGCACGCCGCGTGGGAGCGCCGGACGCCTTGAGGCGCAGCGTCGCGGGCCGTCCTCAGGCCGGCTCGGCCCCGAACTCGCCGACATGGGTGATCGCGAGGACGGGCTCGCCGGCCTCGTCGGTCGCCTCGAGATCGAGCTCGGCCTCGATGCCCCAGTCGTGGTTGCCGTCGGGGTCGTCGATCACCTGGCGGATGATCCAGCGCTTGGACTCCTCGCGGATCTGGAGGAGCTGCGGGGAGCGCGCGGGGGCATCGATGCCCACGTTGTCGTAGGCGTCGTAGTACTCGTCCATGGCGTTCGCCCACGCCTTGCGCTCCCAGCCGGAGGCGCCGTCGAGCTCGCCCAGGCGCTCCTCGCGCTCGAAGGCGAAGTGCTCCACGCGCTGCCAGAGTGAGGCGCGGACCATCTGGCGCAGCACCTTGGTCTGGGCGGAGAGACCCCGCGGGGACGTCGGCCGCACCTCGCTCGCGGCGTCGGCCTCGTCCTCGGGATGGGTGAGCGCCTCCCACTCGTCGAGCAGGGAGGAGTCGATGCCTCGTACGAGCACGCCCAGCCACTCGATGACGTCCTCGAGCTCGTCGGTGCGGAGGTCCTGCGGGATCGTGCGGCTGAGCGCCCGGAAGGCGTCGGACAGGTAGCGCAGCACGATGCCCTCGGAGCGCTGCAGGCCGTAGCGCTGCACGAACTCGCTGAAGGTCTGGCCCGTCTCGTACATCTCGCGCACGATCGACTTCGGCGAGAGGTCGCCCTCGCGCACCCACGGGCGGTTCTTCCGGTAGATCTCGAGGGCGGCCTCGAGGTCCTCCTCGAGGGGCTTGGGCCAGGTGACCTCGTCCAGCAGGGCCATGCGCTCGGTGTACTCGACGCCGTCGGCCTTGAGCTCGGCGAGCAGCTCCCCGCGGGCCGCGTTCTGCTGGGCCAGCAGGATCTGCATCGGGTCCTCCAGGATCGCCTCGATGATCGAGACGGTGTCCATCGTGAGGGACTCGGAGTCCTCGTCGAGCGAGTCGATGACGGCGATCGCGAAGGGCGCGAGCGGCTGGGTCATCGTGAAGTCCAGCTGCAGATCCTCGACGAGCGCGATGCGCCGGCCCAGGTGGTCGTCCTTCTCGAGCGTCTCGATGATCTCCGCCTCCCGCAGGCCGCGGAAGATGTCGGCCGCCTGCTTGACCAGTCGCAGCTTCTGGTTGCTCGTCTGATGGGACTCCATGATCAGGTGCCGTGCCGAGGCGACCGCGCTGCCGGGACGGGCGATGAGCGCGAGCTCCATCGACGGGGTGATCTGCAGGTGCGGGCGCAGCGTCTCGGGCGGGGACTCGATCAGCTTGGTCATGTTCTGCTCGGTCCAGTTGATCGCACCGTCCGGGATCCGCGGCTTGGGCTCCTTCTTGCGCTTCTTCGCGCTGTTGGGCGCCTTGCCGGCCTCCTCCCGTGCCTTCACGCGGGCCTGCTCCTTCGCGAACTCCACGGCCCATTCGGGCGCCTGCACCACGACATGGCCGACGGTGTCGTATCCGGCGCGCCCCGCGCGCCCGGCGATCTGGTGGAACTCGCGCGCGTTGAGCAGTCGCATGCGCTTGCCGTCGAACTTCGCGAGGCCCGTGAGCAGCACGGTGCGGATCGGCACGTTGATGCCGACCCCCAGGGTGTCGGTGCCGCAGATGATCTTCAGCAGACCCGACTGGGCGAGGCGCTCGACGAGCCGGCGGTACTTCGGGAGCATGCCGGCGTGGTGGACGCCGATGCCCTGGCGCACGAGCTTCGAGAGGGTCTGGCCGAAGCCCTTGGAGAAGCGGAAGTCGCCGATGAGCTCGCGGATCCGCTCCTTCTCCTCGGTTCCCAGGATCTTCGTGCCCATCAGCGCGGTCGCCTGGTCCAGGGCGTCCTTCTGCGTGAAGTTCACGATGTACACCGGGGCGTCGCGGTCGTCGAGGACGGTCTGGATCGTCTCCGGCAGCGGGTCGAGCGACCAGCGGAAGTCCAGCGGCACGGGCCTGGGGGCGTCGTCGACGACGGTGACCTCCCGGGCCGTGCGCGCCTCGAGGTCCTCGACGAAGAAGGAGACGTCGCCCAGGGTCGCGCTCATGAGCACGAACTGGCACGCGGGCAGCTCGATGAGAGGCACCTGCCAGGCCCAGCCGCGCTGGGAGTCCCCGTAGTAGTGGAACTCGTCCATGACGGCCACGCGCACATCGGACGTCGGCCCGTCGCGCAGCGCATGGTTCGCGAGGATCTCGGCGGTGCACACGATGATCGGGGCGTCATGGTTCACCGAGGAATCGCCGGTCATCATGCCCACGTTCTCGGCGCCGAACATCGCGACGAGATCGAAGAACTTCTCCGAGACGAGCGCCTTGATCGGCGCCGTGTAGTACGCCTTCTCGCCGCGGGCCATCGCAGCGAAGACCGCCGCGTAGGCGATCGTCGTCTTCCCCGATCCCGTGGGCGTCGCCGCGATCACGTGGTCGCCGGCGGCGATCGCCAGCAGCGCCTCGTCCTGGTGCGGGTACAGAGAGCGGCCCGAAGCCTCCTGAGAGGCGATGAAGCCGTCGACGACCTGATCCTGATCGGCGGGCACAGGGGGGAGGAAGGGGGTCAGCGAGGGCATGGGGACAGTCTGCCAGGGAGGGGGTCGGTCCGATGCCCCGCCATCAGCCGCCCGGGGAGTTCGGTCGTGAGCGCGCGTGACGAACCCGCTCGTGTCGACGTGCGGACCGGCGCTTCGGGCTCACCACAGTAGCGAGGGTGCTGCGGCAGCCCATGGGCGGGGCCGACGGTCGCCGCAGACCGGTGCGGTACAACGACCGAGTACGTTCGAGACACGGCTGCCGTCCGCGCCGCGCCCTGATGATCGATGCCCCGCACCCGGGCGCCACGCGTACCGCCCTCACGGAAGGACTCACGCATGACCCCCAAGCGATCCGACGACCCCGCCGCCCGCGAGCGCGAGGAGCACGCGCCCGCCCCCTCCGACTACTGGGACGAGGAGCGGCGACACGCCGCGATCCCCGCCGAGATCCGCCTCGATCCGGGCTCTCGGAGAACGGATTCCGAGGAATCCGAGAGCGACTGCGACGCCTCCGAGGAATCGCCCGAGTCGTCCAGCGGAAATGCTGATACCGGTCGCGGAGAATCGCTCTGAGGAAACGGGTTTCGGTTCCCGGCGATGCGTCCCGCCTTGTCCGGATCGGACCGGTTGGCGTGACTTTTGTGTGACGCATCACATGGTCTACGGTGGCGCCCGCGGCCCTTCCGGGCCCATCCCGATCCCACCCGAAAGGACCTCCGGTGATCACTCCTCGCACCGTTTCCGAATCCTCCTCGCGGCCCGGCTCCTCGCGTCTGCGCCGCTGCCTCCACCTCGCCGGCGGCGGTCTTTTCGCTGCAGGGCTCGTCATGGGCAGCGCCTCGTTCGCCGGCGCCGACCCGGGCGACAACGACTGGGGCGGCGAGAGCCACGCCCCGTCGGTCAGCGAGCAGAAGGCGGCCTCGGACTACTGGACCCCGGAGCGCATGGAGAACGCGAAGTCGGCCGATGCGCTCGTCGACGACAAGGACGCCCCGAGCGGTGACGTGGCCTCGTCCGAGCCCAGCACCGTGCCCTCCCAGAAGGCCGACCCGGCCGTCCAGAAGTCCGTGCAGAAGAAGGTTGCGACGGACGGGGCCGAGACCGCCGCCGCGGGCGGCACCGACCACATCGGCAAGGTGTTCTTCACCCAGGGCGGCACGGACTACGTGTGCTCCGGCAACGCCGTCTCCTCGGGCAACAAGTCCACTGTCGCGACCGCCGGCCACTGCACCAACGAGGACGGCACCTGGGCCACGAACTGGACCTTCGTGCCCGGCTACGACCACGGTGATGCCCCCTACGGCAAGTGGACGGCCTCCGACCTCTACTCCACGCAGCAGTGGATCAGCAGCGAGGACATGAACTACGACGCGGCCTTCGCGGTCGTCTCGCCCGAGAGCGGATCGGCGAGCCTCACCGACACCGTCGGCGGCTCGGCCGTGGCCTTCAACGCCGAGCGCGGCCAGCAGTACACCTCCTACGGGTACCCGGCCGCCGTGCCGTTCGACGGCGAGAGCCTCGAGAACTGCCAGGGCACCGCGTTCGACGACACCCTCGGCGACACCGACGACCAGGGCATCGACTGCGACATGACTGGCGGATCGTCCGGCGGCCCCTGGTTCCTGGGCGGCGATGCCTCGGGCGCCCAGAACTCGGTGAACAGCTTCGGCTACACGAGCCAGGCCAACGTGATGTACGGGCCCTACTTCGGCGACGTCATCCAGTCCACCTACCAGGAGGCCGCGAACTCCTGATCCAGGTCTTCGCGCACTTCCCCTCGGACGGGTCGGCACCTGCGGGTGCCGGCCCGTCCTGCGTGCACCGGACGGGAGCGCATCGATCGGGCGTGCGACGTCCTCGGGCGCACCGTCCTGGCGGGCGTCGTCCTCGCCCGCGGAGTCAGCCGGCGGCGGGCAGCAGCGCGGCGAGCGGCTCGACGTGCGCGAGGATCCGCTCGCGCAGTTCGTCGGCGCCCGCAGCGAGCTCCCGCTGGCGCCGCTGGTACTCGGACTTGCCGTCGGCCGACTCGATCGGGACGGCCCCGAAGCCGAGCGGGCGCACGTCGTACGGACTCGCCTCCATGTCGAGCACGCGCGTTGCGCGCGCGTGCTCGAAGCAGTCGAGGACCAGGTCGGAAGGGACCAGCGGCACGAGCTTCATCGCCCACTTGTACAGGTCCATGCCCACGTGCAGGCACGCAGGGTTGTCGCGTCGCACCTGCGTGTCGCGCGTGGGCGCCATCGCGTTGCGCGGCACGGCCTCGGGCGTGAAGAAGCGGAACGCGTCCACGTGGGAGCACACGAGCCGCTCGCGCTCGACGACCGCGTCGGTCTCCTCCCGGCCCAGACGCAGCGGCAGGTCCTCGTGGCGCTGCGCGCCCTCGGGCAGGCGGTACACCATCGCCCATTCGTGGAGCCCGAAGCACGCGAGGTTCGGCCGGCGCTCGCGCAGCGAGGACGAGCGGAGCAGGCGGGCCATGAATACCAGCGCGTCGGCCCGCTCGGCGAGATAGCGGCCGACGTCGGCTCGGCGCAGCGTCGACGGAGCGCGGTGCGGGCCCCCGGTGCGCGACGCCGTCTCCGTGGGCGCCGTGTCGGCGGGCCGGTCGAGGTACCACGAGCGCACCCCGTCATGGACGTCGCCGACCGTGCCGTCGCCCGGCCCCGGATCCGCCGCCGCGTCGTAGGCGACCTCCCAGCCGGGATGCCAGCGCCGCAGGCGCGCGGGGGAGAAGGGGTAATGGGTGAACAGGAAGTCCTCGACGGGGTGCTTCTCGCCGCGTCGGCGACGCTCCCGGTGCTCCGCGGTCAGGGCGTCCGCCCGCTCCTCGTGCGCGCGGCGCAGCGTCCTCGCCTCGTCGGCCGAGAGGACGGCGCGTGGGGCGGGGACGGGGGCCGAGACCGGGACCGGGACATCGGCGCTCGCGGCGGGGACGTCGCCGGGCGCCGCGGGGGAGTCGGAGGGCGGAAGGGGCACCCGGCCAGTCTGGCATCCGCCGTCGTCGCCGCCCCGCCCCGTGTGCCCGGGATCGCGGCGGACCCGCCCGCCCCGTCGGCCCTAGACTGGGAGCCATGCGCATCGCCCGATACACGACCGGTGACGACCCCAGCTTCGGCATCGTCCAGGAGAAGGACGGCACGGAGTACGTCTACGGCATCACCGGAGACCCCCTGTACACCGAGATCCGGCCCAGCGGGAAGCGGCATCCGCTCGCGGACGTGCGCCTGCTGGCCCCGGTGATCCCGCGCTCGAAGGTGGTGTGCGTCGGCAAGAACTACGCCGCGCACGCCGCGGAGATGGGCACCGAGGTCCCCGAGCAGGCGCTCTACTTCCTCAAGCCCAACACCGCCGTGATCGGCCCCGACGAGCCCATCGTCCTGCCCGCCTACAGCACCGAGGTCAGCCTCGAGGCGGAGCTCGCCGTGGTCATCCAGCGCATGGCCAAGGACATCGACGCGGAGCACGCCTCCGACGTGATCCTGGGGTACACGTGCGCGAACGATCTCACCGCCCGCGACGCCCAGCGCGCCGAGAACCAATGGTTCCGCGCGAAGGCCTTCGACACCTCCTGCCCGCTCGGACCCTGGATCGAGACCGACGTCGACCCGTCGGCCCTCGCGATCGGGTCGACGGTGGACGGCGATCTCGCCCAGGACGGCAGCACGGCCGACATGCTCCGTCGCGTCCCCGAGCTCGTGGCGGAGATCTCCCGCGTGACGACGCTGCTCCCGGGCGACGTCATCCTCACCGGCACGCCCGCCGGCGTGCGCTCGGTCGGCGCCGGCAGCGTCATCGACGTGACTATCGAGGGCGTCGGCACGCTCACCAACCCCGTCGTCCGCCGCTGAGGCGACGGGCCGCCCCCGCCCCTCTCATCACCCGCCCGCCGCCTCCCGCGGCATCCCGAAGGAGTCCTCCCGCGTGACCCACGCTCCCGCCACCGCACCGACCACCGAGGCCACCGGCGCCGACATCCGCGTGCGCTTCTGCCCGAGCCCCACCGGCACCCCGCACGTGGGCATGGTGCGCACCGCCCTGTACAACTGGGCGCACGCGCGGCGCCACGGCGGCACGCTCATCTTCCGCATCGAGGACACCGACGCCGCGCGCGACAGCGAGGAGTCCTACCACCAGCTGCTCGACGCCATGCGCTGGCTCGGCATCGACTGGGACGAGGGCGTCGAGGTGGGCGGGCCCGACGGTCCCTATCGTCAGTCCCAGCGCGGCGAGATCTACGCGGGCGTGATCGCGAAGCTCAAGGACGCCGGCGTCATCTACGAGTCCTTCTCCACGTCCGAGGAGATCACCGAGCGCCATCGCGCCGCCGGGCGCGACCCGCAGCTCGGCTACGACGGCTTCGACCGCGACCTCACCGAGGAGCAGAAGGCCGCCTTCCGCGCCGAGGGCCGCCTGCCGGTGTGGCGCCTGCGCATGCCCGACGACGACATCACCTTCGAGGACATGGTGCGCGGTGAGATCACCTTCAAGGCGGGCTCGACCCCGGACTTCGTGGTGGTCCGCGGCAACGGCCAGCCGCTGTACACGCTGGTCAACCCCGTGGACGACGCGCTCATGGGCGTCACCCACGTGCTGCGCGGCGAGGACCTGCTCTCCTCCACGCCCCGCCAGATCGCCCTGTACCGCGCGCTCATCGAGGTGGGCGTCGCGACCGCCATCCCGCGTTTCGGGCACCTCCCGTACGTGCTCGGCGAGGGCAACAAGAAGCTCTCCAAGCGCGACCCGGAGTCCAACCTCTTCAACTACCGCGACCAGGGCTTCCTGCCCGAGGGCATGGTCAACTACCTGGCGCTGCTGGGCTGGGGCTACAGCGCCGACAAGGACGTCTTCACCCGCGAGCAGATGGTGGAGCGCTTCGACGCGAGCGACGTGAACCCGAACCCCGCCCACGTGGACTTCAAGAAGGCGACCGCCATCAACGCGGACCACATGCGCATGCTGGATCCGGTCGAGTTCACCGAGCGCATGGTCCCCTACCTGCAGAAGGCCGGCATCGTCTCGGACCCGATCACCGAGCACGAGCACTCGGTGCTCGCCGCGGCCACCCCGCTGGTCCAGCCGCGCATGAACCTGCTGGGCGAGGCCCCGGACATGCTCCGCTTCCTCTTCATCGACGACGCGGATCTCACCATCGCCGAGGACGCCCTGAAGAAGATGGGCGAGGATCCGGCAGCGGTCGTGGACCGTGCGATCACGGAGGTCGAGGCGATCGCCGAGGACGACTTCACGGCCGCCCGCCTCGAGGAGGCGCTGCGCGCCGCGATCGTCGAGGACATGGGCATCAAGCCGCGCCTCGCCTTCGGCCCCCTGCGCTCGGCGATCTCCGGCCGCCGCATCTCCCCGCCGCTGTTCGAGTCCATGGAGCTGCTGGGCCGCGACTCCTCCCTCGCCCGTCTGCGTGCGGGCCGCGAGGTCTTCGCCGGGCTCGCCTGAGCGTCAGGATCCGTGGGCGTCGGGGCAGTGGACGCGTCGTGCGCGAAGACGGAGTGAGCCCTGTGGGAGCGGGGGAGCGGGATGCGTCGACCGACGGGCCGACTCCCGCTCCGGCGCACCTCGCCGAGCGCCTGGCAGGGGTCGACGCCGTGCTCCTGGACATCGACCACACACTCGTCGACACGGCCGCTGCCTTCGCCCGCGCCCTCGGCCGGTCGCTGATCCCGATGCTGAGGACGCGGCACCGCGCGTCCATGCAGGCCGGGAGCTCGGAGCTCGCCTCGGGCTCCGACGATCACGCGACGGGTACCGGCGACCGGGCGACGGGCGTCGACGAACAGGCGACGGGCGCCGACGGCCGCGCGGCGGGCGTCGACGACGGGGCGATCATCGCGCGCTGGTCGGCCGATCCGGGGGATCACTACCGCTCCTACACGCGGGGCGAGGTCCCCTACGCCGTCCAGCGCCACGCCCGGATCGACGAGATCGCGCACTGGCTGGGCCTCGCCTCCTTCTCGGACACCGAGTACGAGGCGTTCGCCCGTGCCTTCGACGCGGAGTTCATCCCCGCGTGCACTGCTTTCGAGGACGCCCGACCCGCCGTGCTCGCACTGCACGAGGCCGGGGTGTCCGTCGGCGCGGTCTCGAACGCTTCCCGCTTCCTGCAGGAGCGCAAGCTGGAGTCCGCGGGGCTCGCGGACGTCGTCCCGCTGCTCGTGACCGTCGAGACGTTCGGCGTGGGCAAGCCCGATCCGCGCGTCTTCCGCGAGGGCGCCCGCCTGCTCGGCGTCGATCCCGCCCGCGCCGCGTACGTGGGCGACGAGCCGGACGTGGACGCCCAGGCCGCAGCACTCGCAGGCCTTCGTGGCGTGCTTCTCAGGCGCCCCACCGACGAACGCTCCCTCGGGCACCGAGAACCGCGCCCTGACCAGCGCAGATACTGCGAGGTGGGAGACCTCACAAGGGTCGCGGCCGCGATCGCTTTGCCGACGGGCACGCGGACCGGGTAATGTTCTATCTCGTTGCGGCACCCGCACCGCGGACCCCGGTCCTCGGAAAGGTGCTCTGACCTTGGGGTATGGTGTAATCGGCAACACGACGGTTTCTGGTACCGTTATTCTAGGTTCGAGTCCTGGTACCCCAGCGCTTCACCCTCGCTCAGGCGAGGAGTTCGAAGTCCGCGCCCCGTTCGTCTAGCGGCCCAGGACGTCGCCCTCTCACGGCGGTAACACCGGTTCAAATCCGGTACGGGGTACCAGCAGATCCTCGATCTGCGGCAGGTCCAGCACCTGCATCGCGGTCCTCGGGATCGCATCTCGGAACCATGACCTGCGCGTCGGGTCATCGCTCCGGACCGTCGATCCTCGGATCGGCAGCTGATCTTCTGATCAGCACAGGCCCCGTTCGTCTAGCGGCCTAGGACGTCGCCCTCTCACGGCGGTAACACCGGTTCAAATCCGGTACGGGGTACGAGCAAGGACAGAAGGAGCCGGCATCCACGCGGATGCCGGCTCCTTCTGCGTGCGGGGCGGTCGCTTGCCGGCTCCACCTGCGTGCGGGGCAGACGGTCGTGTTGTGGAGCGGTGTATACGGGACATCTCTGCCAGATATGGCAGAGATGTCCCGTATACGCCGCCCCGTGACACTGCCGCCAGAGACGCTATTTCCGCCAGAGACCCCACCGCCGCCCGGCGACAGTGCCGCCCCGTGGCGGCGCCGCCCCGCGACAGCGAGCACCGCCCACGAGAGGGCCACCCCGCCCGCGACCGCTCCGCCCCGACTCAGCCCCCCGCGCGGCGCAGGACTTCGCTGAGGTGGTTGGCGGAGCTGATCACGGCGGCGGCGTGCAGGCGGCCGGGCTGTCGGGTGATGCGCTCGAGCGGGCCCGAGACGCTCAGGGCTGCGATCACGCGCCCGCCCGGGCCGCGCACCGGGGCCGAGACGGAGCCGACGCCCGCCTCGCGCTCACCGATGGACTGGGCCCAGCCGCGGCGCCTGACCGCGGAGAGCATGGTCGCGGTGAAGCGGGCGCCGTGGAGACCGCGGTGCAGGCGGTCCGGCTCCTCCCAGGCCAGCAGGATCTGGGCGGCCGAGCCGGCCTTCATCGTCAAGGTGGACCCGAGCGGCACGGAGTCGCGCAGGCCGATGGGCGGCTCGGCGCTCGCCACGCAGATGCGGTGGTCGCCCTGGCGGCGGTAGAGCTGGGCGGACTCGCCCGTGTGGTCGCGCAGCGCGGTGAGCACGGGGCCCGCGGCGGCGAGCAGACGGTCCTCGCCCGCGGCGGCGGAGAGCTCCCCGAGGCGGGGCCCCAGGATGAAACGACCCTGCATGTCGCGCGCCACCAGGCGATGATGCTCCAGTGCCACCGCGAGGCGATGGGCCGTGGGGCGGGCCAGTCCCGTGGACTGGACGAGCTGGGCGAGGGTCGCAGGGCCTGCTTCGAGGGCTCCGAGGACGGTTGCGGCCTTGTCGAGCACGCCGACGCCGCTTCCGCCCTCCTCCGTGGTGGTGTCCATGCTCCGATATTGCCGTCTTATTTGTTGAGACGCAAGTGCGCAGCGGCATTTCCCTCGCGACGATTGCAGTGTTCCGGCCGAGCGTCGGTGCGTGCGACGACTTCGTCGGCCCCCGGGCCGTCGGGCCCGTCGGCCCGCACCGAACCCGCACCGGAGGCCGACCCGGCATCGTGCCGGACCTCATCCGGCGCGGACGCCGGATGATCACGAGGGAAGGAAGAGGAGCCATGGCGAGCACGCTCGCGGAGAAGGTGTGGAA from Brachybacterium kimchii carries:
- the gltX gene encoding glutamate--tRNA ligase; amino-acid sequence: MTHAPATAPTTEATGADIRVRFCPSPTGTPHVGMVRTALYNWAHARRHGGTLIFRIEDTDAARDSEESYHQLLDAMRWLGIDWDEGVEVGGPDGPYRQSQRGEIYAGVIAKLKDAGVIYESFSTSEEITERHRAAGRDPQLGYDGFDRDLTEEQKAAFRAEGRLPVWRLRMPDDDITFEDMVRGEITFKAGSTPDFVVVRGNGQPLYTLVNPVDDALMGVTHVLRGEDLLSSTPRQIALYRALIEVGVATAIPRFGHLPYVLGEGNKKLSKRDPESNLFNYRDQGFLPEGMVNYLALLGWGYSADKDVFTREQMVERFDASDVNPNPAHVDFKKATAINADHMRMLDPVEFTERMVPYLQKAGIVSDPITEHEHSVLAAATPLVQPRMNLLGEAPDMLRFLFIDDADLTIAEDALKKMGEDPAAVVDRAITEVEAIAEDDFTAARLEEALRAAIVEDMGIKPRLAFGPLRSAISGRRISPPLFESMELLGRDSSLARLRAGREVFAGLA
- a CDS encoding HAD family hydrolase; amino-acid sequence: MREDGVSPVGAGERDASTDGPTPAPAHLAERLAGVDAVLLDIDHTLVDTAAAFARALGRSLIPMLRTRHRASMQAGSSELASGSDDHATGTGDRATGVDEQATGADGRAAGVDDGAIIARWSADPGDHYRSYTRGEVPYAVQRHARIDEIAHWLGLASFSDTEYEAFARAFDAEFIPACTAFEDARPAVLALHEAGVSVGAVSNASRFLQERKLESAGLADVVPLLVTVETFGVGKPDPRVFREGARLLGVDPARAAYVGDEPDVDAQAAALAGLRGVLLRRPTDERSLGHREPRPDQRRYCEVGDLTRVAAAIALPTGTRTG
- a CDS encoding IclR family transcriptional regulator, with the translated sequence MDTTTEEGGSGVGVLDKAATVLGALEAGPATLAQLVQSTGLARPTAHRLAVALEHHRLVARDMQGRFILGPRLGELSAAAGEDRLLAAAGPVLTALRDHTGESAQLYRRQGDHRICVASAEPPIGLRDSVPLGSTLTMKAGSAAQILLAWEEPDRLHRGLHGARFTATMLSAVRRRGWAQSIGEREAGVGSVSAPVRGPGGRVIAALSVSGPLERITRQPGRLHAAAVISSANHLSEVLRRAGG